One window of the Burkholderiales bacterium genome contains the following:
- a CDS encoding alpha/beta hydrolase yields the protein MLTLGALLLPVVMAMLAYCMAYPVPWEGLGKFGALALFFPLHLLIATLGVAVLSFLAKRSGARLAAWVFGFLVMLTATMALVPTIALWRQARQLDVLLSLGTYLANAGRLDLGLPQPDRSVIYGTAHDGTKLELDVWRTGKPNSGPLRPAIVFVHGGGWVHGNRSETPNWNRWLNELGFEVFDVEYRMPPPVRWRDEIGDVKAALGWVAAHAAEYHVNPASISVMGGSAGGNLSMLAAYSAGDPQLPASTNVPTVTIRSVINLYGPSDMALLYRTCKSPEYVRPLMKEYIGGTPEQLPERYRVLSPLSHVTAKAPPTITLLGTSDRIVSADQAKLLDQALSNAGVPHEVYFLSASDHGFDVNWGGFGTQIARSKIKRFLQRYGL from the coding sequence ATGCTGACATTGGGTGCTTTGCTGCTGCCCGTGGTCATGGCGATGCTGGCGTACTGCATGGCGTATCCGGTCCCATGGGAGGGGCTCGGAAAATTCGGCGCGTTGGCGCTGTTCTTTCCGCTGCACCTATTAATAGCAACGCTTGGGGTAGCGGTGTTGTCATTTCTCGCGAAGCGTTCCGGTGCCAGGCTGGCCGCATGGGTTTTCGGCTTCCTGGTGATGCTGACTGCGACAATGGCGCTGGTCCCGACCATTGCACTGTGGCGGCAGGCGCGGCAGTTGGACGTGCTGCTGTCGCTGGGCACTTATCTCGCGAATGCGGGGCGCCTCGATTTGGGCCTGCCGCAGCCGGACCGCAGCGTGATCTATGGGACGGCACATGACGGCACGAAGCTGGAGCTGGATGTGTGGCGCACCGGCAAGCCCAATAGCGGCCCTTTGCGCCCGGCTATCGTGTTTGTGCATGGTGGAGGCTGGGTGCACGGCAATCGCAGCGAAACGCCGAACTGGAACCGCTGGCTCAACGAACTCGGTTTTGAGGTGTTCGACGTCGAGTATCGGATGCCGCCGCCCGTGCGCTGGCGCGATGAGATCGGCGATGTCAAGGCGGCGCTGGGTTGGGTCGCTGCTCATGCCGCTGAATATCATGTGAACCCCGCGAGCATCAGCGTGATGGGCGGCTCCGCTGGCGGCAATCTTTCCATGCTGGCCGCCTACAGCGCGGGCGACCCGCAGCTGCCTGCGTCCACCAATGTCCCAACGGTCACGATTCGCAGTGTCATTAATCTCTACGGTCCCTCAGACATGGCTTTGCTGTATCGCACCTGCAAAAGCCCCGAATATGTCCGTCCCCTCATGAAAGAATACATCGGCGGCACACCCGAGCAACTGCCCGAGCGCTACCGCGTGCTTTCCCCGCTTAGCCACGTCACCGCGAAGGCACCGCCCACTATCACGCTCCTGGGCACCAGCGATCGAATCGTTTCCGCGGATCAGGCTAAACTGCTGGACCAAGCCCTTTCGAATGCCGGGGTGCCGCACGAGGTGTATTTTCTTTCCGCCAGCGATCACGGATTTGATGTCAACTGGGGTGGGTTCGGCACGCAGATTGCCAGGTCCAAGATCAAGCGTTTCCTGCAGAGATATGGCCTGTAA
- a CDS encoding zinc-binding alcohol dehydrogenase family protein — protein MKAVALTHYLPITDPQSLFDVELLKPSPAGQDLLVRVEAISVNPVDAKMRVRMGQVETAPRVLGWDAAGVVEAVGTAVTRFKPGHEVYYAGDITRPGSNAEFQLVDERIVGRKPRTLSFAEAAALPLTTITAWEAFFDRLNIDRHGGNRGQSMLIIGGAGGVGSIAIQLAKLAGLIVIATASRSETREWAVNLGANHVVDHRQSLSAQLTELNFRDVDFIANFSNTDAYWNVMAELIRPQGRIVSIVENKSPLDLNLLKSKSATFVWEYMFTRAMYQTADMAAQGRLLDEAAELVDAKKLSTTLFETLSPINAANVRQAHARLESGHMIGKFGLSGWQ, from the coding sequence ATGAAAGCCGTCGCACTCACCCATTACCTGCCAATCACCGATCCGCAATCGCTTTTTGATGTCGAACTGCTCAAACCCAGTCCGGCTGGTCAAGATTTGCTCGTGCGTGTCGAAGCCATTTCGGTTAACCCCGTCGATGCCAAGATGCGTGTGCGTATGGGGCAAGTGGAAACGGCACCGCGCGTGCTGGGCTGGGATGCTGCCGGAGTCGTCGAAGCCGTCGGCACTGCCGTGACGCGCTTCAAGCCGGGCCATGAAGTTTATTACGCGGGGGACATCACGCGCCCCGGCTCGAACGCTGAATTTCAACTCGTGGACGAACGCATTGTCGGGCGCAAGCCGCGCACACTTTCCTTCGCCGAAGCGGCGGCGTTGCCGCTTACGACCATCACGGCGTGGGAAGCCTTTTTTGACCGGCTGAACATTGACCGGCACGGAGGGAATCGCGGACAGTCGATGTTGATCATCGGCGGTGCCGGCGGCGTTGGTTCGATTGCGATTCAACTGGCAAAGCTTGCCGGGCTGATTGTCATCGCGACCGCGTCGCGTTCCGAAACGCGCGAATGGGCCGTCAATCTGGGGGCGAATCATGTGGTGGATCATCGCCAGTCGTTGTCCGCGCAACTCACGGAACTGAATTTTCGCGACGTGGATTTCATCGCTAATTTCAGCAATACCGACGCCTACTGGAACGTCATGGCGGAACTCATTCGTCCGCAAGGCAGAATCGTTTCCATCGTGGAAAACAAATCGCCGCTGGACTTGAACCTGCTCAAAAGCAAGAGTGCGACTTTCGTGTGGGAATACATGTTTACGCGGGCGATGTATCAAACGGCGGACATGGCTGCGCAAGGCCGATTGCTCGACGAGGCTGCCGAATTGGTTGACGCAAAAAAATTGAGCACGACTTTATTTGAAACTCTTTCCCCCATCAACGCCGCGAACGTTCGCCAGGCCCACGCGCGGCTTGAATCCGGTCACATGATCGGCAAATTCGGCCTGTCCGGATGGCAGTGA